From Epinephelus lanceolatus isolate andai-2023 chromosome 2, ASM4190304v1, whole genome shotgun sequence, one genomic window encodes:
- the ctsd gene encoding cathepsin D gives MKLLLLFVLAAVALSADGLVRIPLKKFRSIRRELTDSGRSIEELLADTHSLKYNFGFPSSGGPTPETLKNYLDAQYYGEIGLGTPPQTFTVVFDTGSSNLWVPSVHCSIFDIACWLHHKYNSAKSSSYVKNGTDFAIQYGSGSLSGYLSQDTCTIGDISVEKQLFGEAIKQPGVTFIAAKFDGILGMAYPRISVDGVTPVFDNIMDQKKVQKNIFSFYLNRNPDTEPGGELLLGGTDPKYYTGDFNYINITRQAYWQIHMDGMAVGSTLSLCKEGCEAIVDTGTSLITGPAAEVKALQKAIGAMPLIQGEYMVNCDKVPSLPVISFTLGGKTYTLTGDQYILKVSQAGKTMCLSGFMGLDIPPPAGPLWILGDVFIGQYYTVFDRENNRVGFAKSK, from the exons AATTCCCTTAAAGAAATTCCGTTCCATCAGACGTGAGCTGACAGATTCGGGAAGAAGCATTGAGGAGCTTCTGGCCGACACACACTCCCTTAAGTACAACTTTGGCTTCCCCTCCAGCGGTGGACCCACTCCAGAAACCCTGAAGAACTACCTTGAC gcCCAGTATTACGGTGAGATCGGCCTGGGGACCCCTCCTCAGACCTTCACTGTGGTGTTTGACACGGGCTCCTCCAACCTGTGGGTGCCCTCCGTTCACTGCTCCATATTCGACATCGCCTGCT GGCTTCACCACAAATATAACTCCGCCAAGTCCAGCTCGTACGTGAAGAATGGCACTGACTTCGCCATCCAGTATGGGAGTGGCAGTTTGTCGGGCTACCTCAGTCAGGACACATGCACA ATTGGAGACATATCTGTAGAGAAGCAGCTTTTCGGTGAAGCCATCAAGCAGCCCGGCGTGACCTTTATCGCAGCCAAGTTTGACGGGATCCTTGGCATGGCATACCCTCGCATCTCCGTGGACGGGGTGACTCCAGTTTTTGACAACATCATGGACCAGAAGAAGGTGCAGAAGAACATCTTCTCCTTCTACCTGAACAG AAACCCAGACACTGAGCCCGGTGGTGAGCTGCTGCTGGGAGGAACTGACCCCAAATACTACACCGGGGACTTCAACTACATCAACATCACCCGGCAGGCCTACTGGCAGATCCACATGGACGG gatgGCTGTTGGCAGCACTCTGAGCCTGTGTAAGGAAGGCTGTGAGGCCATCGTGGACACCGGGACGTCTCTGATCACCGGCCCTGCTGCGGAGGTCAAGGCCCTGCAGAAGGCCATCGGAGCCATGCCACTGATCCAGGGAGAG TACATGGTGAACTGTGACAAGGTTCCATCGCTGCCCGTCATCAGCTTCACGTTGGGAGGGAAGACCTACACTCTGACCGGAGATCAGTACATCCTGAAG GTGAGTCAGGCGGGAAAGACCATGTGTCTGAGCGGCTTCATGGGCCTGGACATCCCCCCTCCTGCCGGGCCCCTGTGGATTCTGGGAGATGTATTCATCGGCCAGTACTACACCGTCTTTGATCGGGAAAACAACAGAGTGGGCTTTGCCAAGTCCAAGTGA